One window of the Bradyrhizobium sp. NP1 genome contains the following:
- a CDS encoding carbonic anhydrase, with the protein MCDFCQRKTSALSRRAFGLFAMSSAALLLARAAADAKEAKSPPKPENVLAPDGALKRLREGNERYVEGEMRRHDFKREREALAGGQNPYAAILSCADSRIAPEYAFDSSRGDLFVCRVAGNFASDETVASMEYAVAVLSTPLILVLGHEACGAVEATIKSIKEDKPLPGHMPSLVEAIAPAVKAVASHSGDTLSNAIRQNVFDNVAKLKSATPILSAAVNDGKLKVVGGIYRLKSGKVELLA; encoded by the coding sequence ATGTGCGATTTCTGCCAACGCAAGACAAGCGCGCTGTCGCGGCGCGCCTTCGGCCTGTTCGCGATGTCGTCGGCGGCGCTGCTGCTGGCCCGGGCGGCGGCCGATGCAAAGGAAGCGAAATCGCCGCCCAAGCCGGAAAACGTCCTGGCGCCTGATGGCGCGCTGAAGCGCCTGCGCGAAGGAAACGAGCGCTATGTCGAAGGCGAGATGCGGCGACACGACTTCAAGCGCGAGCGGGAAGCTTTGGCCGGCGGACAGAATCCCTATGCGGCGATATTGAGCTGCGCCGACTCCCGCATCGCGCCTGAATATGCATTCGACAGCAGCCGCGGCGACCTCTTCGTGTGCCGCGTAGCCGGCAATTTCGCCAGCGACGAGACTGTCGCAAGCATGGAATATGCGGTCGCGGTGCTCAGCACGCCGCTGATCCTGGTGCTGGGTCACGAGGCGTGCGGCGCGGTCGAGGCCACGATCAAGTCGATCAAGGAGGACAAGCCGCTGCCCGGCCACATGCCGTCCCTGGTCGAGGCGATTGCGCCCGCGGTCAAGGCGGTGGCCTCGCACAGCGGCGATACGCTCAGCAATGCGATTCGGCAGAACGTGTTCGACAATGTGGCCAAGCTGAAATCGGCCACGCCGATCCTCAGTGCTGCGGTCAACGACGGGAAGCTGAAGGTCGTCGGCGGCATTTACCGGCTGAAGAGCGGAAAGGTCGAGCTGCTCGCCTGA
- a CDS encoding alkaline phosphatase family protein — MRLPITLGLVSTFALLIGGAGAIAQDHDRDDFRNGTRTPIKHLVVIFQENISYDHYFGTYPKAMNLPGETPFKAKRNTPLNNNLVTPLDVNHHFEPIGELNLLANNPNANPNAPVGPNNSRHNGTDAANPFRLSPSQASTADQGHNDMPEQAAYNNGNMDGFPAWVGSAGTASSGPQAPPAAVATKGLAMGYYDGNTVTALWNYAQHYAMNDNSYATQFGPSSPGAINLISGQTNGFAHATNVQDASGNLLHSTHEAFGDASHTSSNITLIGDGDPEQDKCSNPTIDQVTMAGPNIGDLLNKRNITWGWFEGGFNLQTVNANGSTGCARFTAATTAASPASASTDYIPHHQPFQYYASTRNPNHLPPHSVASVGFTNIPGTRTADPANHQYDTDDFFAALHAGNLPSVTFLKAPAFQDGHAGYSDPIDEQHFIIKVSNALQESKFWSSTAIVILYDDSDGWYDHQMPPIVNPSFNPTTDVLNAAGVCNVGLQQGRPTRNVPLNGAFGQSAWGRCAYGTRQPLLVISPFAKHNHIDHTLTDQTSVLKFIEDNWLDGERIQPGGSLDTMAGTIEHMFDFDRRVDNDDHKLILDPSTGAVVFASHRDDDDDHDHGHDHDHDHDHDRH, encoded by the coding sequence ATGCGTTTGCCCATAACTCTCGGTCTGGTCTCTACTTTCGCCTTGTTGATCGGCGGCGCCGGCGCCATCGCTCAAGACCACGATCGCGACGATTTCCGCAATGGAACGCGCACACCCATCAAGCATCTGGTCGTGATCTTCCAGGAGAACATTTCCTACGACCACTATTTCGGCACGTACCCCAAGGCGATGAACCTGCCCGGCGAGACGCCGTTCAAGGCAAAGCGCAACACCCCGCTCAACAACAACCTTGTAACGCCGCTCGACGTCAATCATCACTTTGAGCCGATTGGCGAATTGAACCTCCTCGCCAACAACCCGAACGCCAACCCCAACGCCCCGGTTGGACCCAACAACTCCCGGCACAACGGCACTGATGCCGCCAATCCGTTCCGGCTTTCGCCCAGCCAGGCGTCGACCGCCGACCAGGGCCACAACGACATGCCGGAGCAGGCCGCCTACAACAACGGCAACATGGACGGCTTCCCGGCGTGGGTCGGCAGTGCCGGCACCGCCTCCAGCGGCCCGCAGGCGCCCCCAGCCGCCGTCGCCACCAAGGGCCTGGCGATGGGCTACTACGACGGCAACACCGTCACGGCGCTGTGGAACTACGCCCAGCACTACGCGATGAACGACAACAGCTACGCGACCCAGTTCGGCCCTTCGTCGCCGGGCGCCATCAACCTGATCTCGGGCCAGACCAACGGCTTCGCCCACGCCACCAACGTGCAGGACGCCAGCGGCAATCTGCTTCACTCGACCCACGAAGCATTCGGCGACGCCAGCCACACGTCGAGCAACATCACCCTGATTGGTGACGGCGATCCCGAGCAGGACAAGTGCTCCAACCCGACCATCGACCAGGTGACCATGGCAGGCCCCAACATCGGCGACCTGCTCAACAAGCGCAACATCACCTGGGGCTGGTTCGAGGGCGGCTTCAACCTGCAGACCGTCAACGCGAACGGCAGCACCGGCTGCGCGCGCTTCACGGCTGCAACCACCGCCGCGAGCCCCGCCTCCGCGTCGACCGACTACATCCCGCACCACCAGCCGTTCCAGTATTATGCGTCGACCCGCAACCCGAACCACCTGCCGCCGCACTCGGTGGCATCGGTCGGGTTCACCAACATCCCGGGTACCCGCACGGCGGATCCGGCGAACCACCAGTACGACACCGACGACTTCTTCGCGGCGCTCCATGCCGGCAACCTGCCGTCGGTGACCTTCCTCAAGGCGCCGGCATTCCAGGACGGCCATGCCGGCTATTCCGACCCGATCGACGAGCAGCACTTCATCATCAAGGTGAGCAACGCGCTGCAGGAAAGCAAGTTCTGGTCGAGCACCGCGATCGTCATCCTGTATGACGACTCCGACGGCTGGTACGATCACCAGATGCCGCCGATCGTCAACCCGTCGTTCAACCCGACCACCGACGTGCTCAACGCCGCCGGCGTCTGCAACGTCGGCCTGCAGCAGGGTCGCCCGACGCGCAATGTGCCGCTCAACGGCGCGTTCGGCCAGTCGGCGTGGGGCCGCTGCGCGTACGGCACCCGCCAGCCGCTGCTGGTGATCTCGCCGTTCGCCAAGCACAACCACATCGACCACACGCTGACCGACCAGACCTCGGTCCTGAAGTTCATCGAGGACAACTGGCTCGATGGCGAGCGCATCCAGCCGGGCGGCTCGCTCGACACCATGGCGGGCACGATCGAACACATGTTCGACTTCGACCGCCGCGTCGACAATGACGACCACAAGCTGATCCTCGATCCATCGACCGGAGCGGTGGTGTTCGCCAGCCACCGGGACGACGATGACGACCATGATCACGGTCACGACCACGACCACGACCACGATCACGATCGTCACTGA
- a CDS encoding cytochrome c peroxidase, producing the protein MKTMTEYAKRRPASLRRGTSAVAGLFLLLALPHDATSFPIDGDQTVLPAGSELNEDADYVPHEILRSEYSGDRTSYVVALGDLAFNSPSILGDVARRAGISCGTCHVGGASNARLFIPGLSTRPGTFDTTGALFNPKADNHVLDPVRVPSLRGARYLAPYGHDGRTASLRDFVRNVIVGEFAGPEPSPSTLDAIVAYVQEIDFLPNPRLGDRGRLTATANEAERRGEALFAKPFPHDPNLSCAGCHPAAGAFVDHLQHDIGSGGLHKTPTLLNANFNAPYFHDGRYDSLDQVVDHFDHVYELGLSTQDRGDLVAYLRAVGDARQPFDSDGVTTRFKDIDTFSLLLGQAITARDRDAINLAAETLGGEFRDLAERFPDHRDTAVTDALVERRMVRAAVKDVVISLRRIAMAVSAGDLDAATAEYKVYYGLTFSRAMPLLRGTEPWSLFNPTVRAAHDAERRRLLRAPAQAELQR; encoded by the coding sequence ATGAAGACCATGACCGAGTACGCGAAGCGACGTCCTGCAAGCTTGCGGCGCGGCACCAGCGCCGTTGCCGGCCTTTTTCTGCTGCTGGCGCTGCCCCACGACGCGACCTCGTTTCCGATCGACGGGGATCAGACGGTGCTGCCGGCGGGCAGTGAGCTCAACGAGGATGCGGACTACGTGCCGCACGAGATACTGCGTTCGGAATATAGCGGCGACCGCACCTCCTATGTGGTGGCGCTCGGCGATCTCGCCTTCAACTCGCCATCGATCCTCGGCGACGTCGCGCGCCGCGCCGGCATCAGTTGCGGCACATGCCACGTCGGCGGCGCGAGCAACGCCAGGCTGTTCATTCCCGGCCTGTCGACCCGACCCGGCACGTTCGACACCACCGGCGCGCTGTTCAACCCCAAGGCCGACAATCACGTGCTCGATCCGGTGCGGGTTCCGAGCCTGCGCGGCGCGCGCTACCTCGCGCCCTACGGACACGACGGCCGCACGGCGTCGCTCCGCGACTTCGTGCGCAACGTCATCGTCGGCGAGTTCGCCGGGCCTGAGCCGTCGCCGTCGACCCTCGACGCCATCGTCGCCTATGTCCAGGAGATCGATTTCCTGCCCAACCCCAGGCTCGGCGACCGCGGTCGCCTCACCGCGACCGCGAACGAGGCCGAGCGCCGCGGCGAAGCCCTGTTCGCAAAGCCGTTTCCGCATGATCCAAATCTCAGCTGCGCCGGCTGTCACCCCGCGGCGGGCGCGTTCGTCGATCACCTGCAGCACGACATCGGCTCGGGCGGACTTCACAAGACCCCCACCCTGCTCAACGCGAACTTCAACGCGCCCTATTTTCATGACGGCCGCTACGACAGCCTTGATCAGGTCGTCGATCATTTCGACCATGTCTACGAACTCGGGCTGTCGACGCAGGACCGCGGCGACCTCGTCGCCTATCTGCGCGCCGTCGGCGATGCGCGCCAGCCTTTCGACAGCGATGGCGTGACGACCCGCTTCAAGGACATCGACACTTTTTCGCTGCTACTCGGCCAGGCGATCACGGCGCGGGACCGCGATGCGATCAACCTTGCGGCCGAAACCCTGGGCGGCGAGTTCCGCGACCTTGCCGAACGGTTTCCCGACCACCGCGACACCGCGGTGACCGACGCGCTGGTCGAGCGCCGCATGGTCCGCGCGGCCGTGAAGGACGTGGTGATCAGCTTGCGCCGGATCGCCATGGCGGTTTCGGCCGGCGATCTCGACGCGGCCACCGCCGAATACAAGGTCTACTACGGCCTCACCTTTTCCAGGGCGATGCCGCTCTTGCGCGGCACCGAGCCGTGGTCGCTGTTCAATCCCACCGTGCGGGCGGCCCATGACGCCGAGCGGCGGCGGCTGCTGCGCGCGCCGGCGCAGGCGGAGCTGCAGCGATGA
- a CDS encoding EfeM/EfeO family lipoprotein gives MMKVADCWICPLLLGTILALAVVPQAGAAPLEATAESYRHYLIDDIGQTLAGARALRERLAAHDLDGARKAWIAARTGWERSEVFTSGFVPELDQQIDAWPNASHGFHGIEATLFGASRSTDAGAETDALIAHLADLKAQLDHVELAPQRLLNGIARLAFEIGGNKADGGESRLSGTSLNDMQSNADGIALAYRVVFADAMAAGDPKLAAAARTAIEQVQATVKISDLRNLDADKLRAGSEELIALLQTAAPKIGLDKPTLEEGAR, from the coding sequence ATGATGAAAGTCGCCGACTGCTGGATATGCCCGCTTCTGCTGGGCACGATCCTGGCGCTGGCCGTCGTGCCGCAGGCGGGTGCGGCGCCGCTCGAGGCCACCGCCGAGAGCTATCGGCACTACCTGATCGACGACATCGGCCAGACGCTCGCTGGCGCCCGTGCCCTGCGCGAGCGCCTTGCCGCCCACGACCTCGACGGCGCCCGCAAGGCCTGGATCGCGGCACGCACCGGCTGGGAGCGCTCGGAGGTCTTCACCAGCGGCTTCGTCCCCGAGCTTGATCAGCAGATCGACGCCTGGCCGAACGCCAGCCACGGCTTCCACGGCATCGAGGCCACGTTGTTCGGCGCGAGCCGCAGCACCGATGCCGGCGCGGAAACCGACGCGCTGATTGCCCACCTCGCCGACCTCAAGGCGCAGCTCGACCATGTCGAACTCGCACCACAGCGCCTGCTCAACGGCATCGCGCGGCTGGCCTTCGAGATCGGCGGCAACAAAGCTGATGGCGGCGAGTCGCGGCTAAGCGGCACCTCGCTCAACGACATGCAAAGCAATGCCGACGGCATCGCCCTCGCCTACCGGGTGGTCTTCGCCGACGCCATGGCGGCCGGCGATCCAAAGTTGGCCGCGGCGGCGCGCACCGCCATCGAGCAAGTGCAAGCGACCGTCAAGATCTCCGACCTGCGCAATCTCGACGCCGACAAGCTGCGCGCCGGCAGCGAAGAGCTGATCGCGCTGCTGCAGACGGCCGCTCCCAAGATCGGCCTGGACAAGCCGACGCTCGAGGAAGGCGCCCGCTAG
- a CDS encoding acetyl-CoA acetyltransferase yields MTASIVGWAHTPFGKFDTETVESLVVKVANEALADAGIAAADVDEIVLGHFNAGFSPQDFTASLVLQADPHLRFKPATRVENACATGSAAVHQGIRAIAAGAAKVVLVVGVEQMTRTPGPEIGRNLLKASYLPEDGDTVGGFAGVFGKIAQGYFQKYGDQSDALAMIAAKNHKNGVANPYAQMRKDFGFDFCRSESEKNPYVAGPLKRTDCSLVSDGAAALVLTDAETAKGMGKAISFRATAHAQDFLPMSKRDILQFEGCTVAWQRALEKAGVALTDLSFVETHDCFTIAELIEYEAMGLTPKGQGARAILEGWTQKGGKLPVNPSGGLKAKGHPIGATGVSMHVMTAMQLAGQAPEGMQIKDAKIAGIFNMGGAAVANYVSVLEPVK; encoded by the coding sequence ATGACAGCGAGCATTGTCGGATGGGCGCATACGCCGTTCGGGAAATTCGATACCGAAACCGTCGAAAGCCTGGTGGTGAAGGTTGCCAATGAGGCGCTGGCGGATGCCGGCATTGCCGCCGCCGATGTCGACGAGATCGTGCTCGGCCATTTCAATGCCGGCTTCTCCCCGCAGGACTTTACGGCTTCGCTGGTGCTGCAGGCCGATCCGCATCTGCGCTTCAAGCCGGCGACCCGGGTGGAAAACGCCTGCGCCACCGGATCGGCCGCCGTGCACCAGGGCATCCGCGCGATCGCGGCCGGCGCGGCCAAGGTCGTGCTGGTGGTCGGCGTCGAGCAGATGACCCGGACGCCCGGCCCCGAGATCGGCCGCAACCTGCTGAAAGCCTCGTATCTGCCTGAGGACGGCGACACGGTCGGCGGCTTTGCCGGCGTGTTCGGCAAGATCGCGCAGGGCTACTTCCAGAAATATGGCGACCAGTCCGATGCGCTGGCGATGATCGCGGCGAAGAACCACAAGAACGGCGTCGCCAATCCCTATGCGCAGATGCGCAAGGATTTCGGCTTCGACTTCTGCCGCTCCGAGAGCGAGAAGAACCCTTACGTCGCCGGCCCCCTGAAGCGCACCGACTGCTCGCTGGTGTCGGATGGCGCCGCGGCGCTGGTCTTGACCGATGCCGAGACCGCAAAGGGCATGGGCAAGGCGATCAGCTTCCGCGCCACCGCGCACGCGCAGGATTTCCTGCCGATGTCGAAGCGCGACATCCTGCAGTTCGAAGGCTGCACGGTGGCGTGGCAGCGCGCGCTGGAAAAGGCGGGCGTTGCGCTCACCGATCTCTCCTTTGTCGAGACCCATGACTGCTTCACCATTGCGGAATTGATCGAATATGAAGCGATGGGGCTGACGCCGAAGGGGCAGGGCGCTCGCGCGATCCTGGAAGGCTGGACCCAGAAGGGCGGCAAGCTGCCGGTCAATCCGTCCGGCGGCCTGAAGGCCAAGGGTCACCCGATCGGCGCGACCGGCGTCTCCATGCATGTGATGACGGCGATGCAGCTTGCAGGCCAGGCGCCCGAGGGCATGCAGATCAAGGATGCCAAAATCGCCGGCATCTTCAACATGGGCGGTGCCGCGGTCGCCAACTACGTCTCGGTGCTGGAGCCGGTGAAGTAG
- the eda gene encoding bifunctional 4-hydroxy-2-oxoglutarate aldolase/2-dehydro-3-deoxy-phosphogluconate aldolase — protein sequence MTSKQDKLAALFRSARIVPVLTIERLEDAVPLARAMVAGGVRTLEVTLRTPVAVEAAKAIIADVPEAIVGIGTILNPDDLARAEALGARFGISPGATPDLLSAAAASRLPFAPGIATASDVMGALAAGFDLVKFFPAEPAGGIKALRALAGPFPQVRFCPTGGIGESNAAAWLAEPNVVAVGGSWLCQAADIKAGNWSGITALCQRAVKSAKAA from the coding sequence ATGACCAGCAAGCAGGACAAGCTCGCAGCCTTGTTCAGATCGGCCCGCATCGTGCCGGTGCTGACGATCGAGCGGCTGGAGGATGCCGTGCCCTTGGCGCGCGCCATGGTCGCGGGCGGCGTCCGCACGCTCGAAGTGACGCTGCGAACGCCGGTCGCGGTCGAAGCCGCCAAGGCCATCATCGCTGATGTGCCGGAGGCGATCGTCGGCATCGGCACCATTCTCAACCCTGACGATCTCGCCCGCGCCGAGGCACTCGGCGCCCGCTTCGGCATCAGTCCCGGCGCCACGCCGGACCTCCTGAGCGCGGCCGCCGCGAGCCGCCTGCCGTTCGCGCCGGGGATCGCCACCGCCTCCGATGTGATGGGCGCGCTCGCCGCCGGCTTCGACCTCGTCAAGTTCTTTCCGGCCGAGCCGGCCGGCGGTATCAAGGCACTGCGCGCCTTGGCGGGGCCTTTCCCGCAGGTCCGCTTCTGCCCGACCGGCGGCATTGGCGAGAGCAACGCGGCCGCGTGGCTCGCCGAGCCCAATGTGGTCGCGGTCGGCGGTTCCTGGCTGTGCCAGGCCGCGGACATCAAGGCAGGCAACTGGAGTGGCATAACCGCCTTGTGCCAGCGGGCGGTCAAATCGGCGAAAGCGGCGTGA
- a CDS encoding sugar kinase, with product MIRVASIGECMIELKPAGGGRYSRGFGGDTLNTAVYLARLGVAVDYITALGDDPLSDEMIAGWAAEGIGVGKVARLKGRLPGLYLIETDGKGERRFFHWRESAAARSLLDLPETASLLQSLSDYSLVYFSAITLSIFAGPARARLVEALGRARRQGARIVFDTNFRARGWPDLDIARRVFEEAFQAADIVLASADDLAALYPAESADALLARIGAGEAVLRLAEPASLLRFEGASRRIAAEPVTAPVVDTTAAGDSFAAAYLAARLAGESPVEAARAGHRLAGVVVCHPGAIIPRSAMPATPVPRREVSS from the coding sequence ATGATCCGTGTTGCCAGCATCGGCGAGTGCATGATCGAGCTGAAGCCGGCGGGCGGGGGCCGCTACTCCCGGGGCTTCGGCGGCGACACGCTCAACACCGCGGTCTATCTCGCCCGGCTCGGCGTCGCCGTCGACTACATCACGGCGCTCGGCGACGATCCCTTGAGCGACGAGATGATCGCGGGCTGGGCGGCGGAGGGCATCGGCGTCGGCAAGGTCGCGCGGCTCAAGGGCAGGCTGCCCGGCCTCTATCTGATCGAGACCGACGGCAAGGGTGAGCGCCGCTTCTTCCACTGGCGCGAGAGCGCGGCGGCGCGAAGCCTGCTCGATCTGCCCGAGACCGCGTCCCTGCTGCAATCGCTGTCCGATTATTCGCTGGTCTATTTCTCGGCGATCACGCTGTCGATCTTTGCCGGGCCCGCGCGGGCGCGCCTCGTGGAGGCGCTGGGGCGCGCGCGACGGCAGGGTGCCCGCATCGTCTTCGACACCAACTTCCGTGCCCGCGGCTGGCCCGATCTCGACATTGCGCGGCGCGTCTTTGAAGAAGCGTTCCAGGCCGCCGACATCGTGCTGGCCTCGGCCGACGATCTCGCGGCGCTCTATCCGGCTGAGAGTGCAGACGCGCTGCTGGCGCGGATCGGAGCGGGCGAGGCGGTGCTGCGGCTTGCCGAGCCCGCGAGCCTCCTGCGTTTCGAGGGCGCCTCGCGCCGGATCGCGGCCGAGCCGGTGACTGCGCCGGTGGTCGACACCACGGCGGCCGGCGACAGTTTCGCCGCCGCCTATCTCGCGGCGCGGCTGGCCGGCGAGAGCCCGGTCGAGGCCGCCCGCGCCGGCCACCGGCTCGCGGGCGTCGTGGTGTGCCATCCCGGCGCGATCATTCCGCGTTCGGCGATGCCGGCAACTCCCGTTCCCCGTCGCGAGGTTTCGTCATGA
- the denD gene encoding D-erythronate dehydrogenase — MHVLVLGAAGMVGRKLVDRLLRDGRLGKSEISRLTLHDVVAPARPEKTGFPVEVLAGDFAVPGAAEKLIAGRPDVIFHLAAIVSGEAELDFDKGYRINLDGTRMLLDAIRLAGGGYKPRVVFTSSIAVFGAPFPEAIGDEFFHTPLLSYGTQKAIGELLLADYSRRGFLDGIGIRLPTICIRPGLPNKAASGFFSNILREPLAGKEAVLPVSEDVRHWHATPRSAVGFLLHAGTMDLATVGARRNLTMPGLSATVGEQIAALKRVAGEKVAARIKRVPDPFIMGIVDGWPRNFAARRARELGFTTAEQTFDDIIRIHIEDELGGQFVN; from the coding sequence TTGCACGTTCTGGTCCTGGGCGCCGCCGGCATGGTCGGCCGCAAGCTGGTTGATCGGCTGTTGCGCGACGGCCGGCTTGGCAAAAGCGAGATCAGCCGCCTGACGCTGCACGATGTGGTGGCGCCGGCAAGACCTGAGAAGACAGGTTTTCCGGTCGAGGTCCTCGCCGGTGATTTCGCCGTGCCGGGAGCGGCCGAAAAGCTGATCGCCGGCCGTCCCGACGTGATCTTCCATCTCGCCGCCATCGTCTCTGGCGAGGCCGAGCTTGATTTCGACAAGGGCTACCGCATCAACCTCGACGGCACGCGGATGCTGCTCGATGCGATCAGGCTTGCCGGCGGCGGCTACAAGCCGCGCGTCGTGTTCACGTCCTCGATCGCGGTGTTCGGCGCGCCGTTTCCGGAAGCGATCGGCGACGAGTTCTTCCACACGCCGCTGCTCAGCTACGGCACCCAGAAGGCGATTGGCGAGCTGCTGCTGGCCGACTATTCCCGCCGCGGCTTCCTCGATGGCATCGGCATCCGCCTGCCGACCATCTGCATCCGTCCCGGCCTGCCGAACAAGGCGGCGTCCGGCTTCTTCTCCAACATCCTGCGCGAGCCGCTCGCGGGCAAGGAGGCGGTGCTGCCGGTCTCCGAGGACGTCCGTCACTGGCACGCGACGCCGCGCTCGGCGGTCGGCTTCCTGCTCCATGCCGGGACCATGGACCTGGCCACGGTCGGGGCGCGCCGCAACCTCACCATGCCCGGGCTGTCGGCAACCGTCGGCGAGCAGATCGCGGCGTTGAAGCGCGTCGCCGGCGAGAAGGTGGCCGCGCGCATCAAGCGGGTGCCCGATCCCTTCATCATGGGCATCGTCGACGGCTGGCCGCGCAATTTCGCGGCCAGGCGGGCGCGTGAGCTCGGCTTCACCACGGCCGAGCAGACGTTCGACGACATCATCCGCATCCACATCGAGGACGAGCTCGGCGGCCAATTCGTCAACTGA
- a CDS encoding carbohydrate ABC transporter permease: MTDSVLQTKAASSAAGDDTEGMSYLESLPRRLVTLYLPLFVILFVLLFPFYWMGLTSIKPDEQLIDMEKYNPFWVVHPTFKHISKLLFETEYPRWLWNTMYVAVGATTLSIVASVLAAYAIVRLRFRGADAVGILIFFAYLVPPSILFIPLASVIQAYGLFDSPLSLILVYPTLLIPFSTWLLMGYFKTIPFELEECALIDGASRWQILVKIVVPLAIPGLISAFIFSFTLCWNEFIYALTFLQSTPNKTVPVAIVNEFVDGDIYKWGSLMAGALVGSLPLVILYAFFVEHYVSAMTGAVKE; the protein is encoded by the coding sequence ATGACTGATTCCGTGTTGCAGACCAAAGCCGCATCATCCGCCGCGGGCGACGACACCGAAGGCATGAGCTACCTGGAGTCGCTGCCGCGGCGCCTCGTCACGCTCTATCTGCCGCTGTTCGTCATCCTGTTCGTGCTGCTGTTCCCGTTCTACTGGATGGGGCTGACCTCGATCAAACCGGACGAGCAGCTCATCGACATGGAGAAGTACAACCCGTTCTGGGTTGTGCATCCGACCTTCAAGCACATCAGCAAGCTGCTGTTCGAGACGGAGTATCCGCGCTGGCTCTGGAACACGATGTATGTCGCGGTCGGCGCCACCACGCTCTCGATCGTCGCCAGCGTGCTCGCGGCCTACGCCATCGTGCGGCTGCGCTTCCGCGGCGCGGACGCGGTCGGCATCCTGATCTTCTTCGCCTATCTCGTGCCGCCCTCGATCCTGTTTATCCCGCTGGCCTCGGTGATCCAGGCCTACGGCCTGTTCGACTCGCCGCTGTCGCTGATCCTGGTCTACCCGACGCTGCTCATTCCATTCTCGACCTGGCTGCTGATGGGCTACTTCAAGACGATCCCCTTCGAGCTCGAGGAATGCGCGCTGATCGACGGCGCCAGCCGCTGGCAGATCCTGGTCAAGATCGTGGTGCCGCTCGCGATCCCCGGCCTGATCTCGGCCTTCATCTTCTCCTTCACGCTGTGCTGGAACGAGTTCATCTACGCGCTGACCTTCCTGCAGTCGACGCCGAACAAGACGGTGCCGGTCGCGATCGTCAACGAGTTCGTCGACGGCGACATCTACAAATGGGGCTCGCTGATGGCGGGCGCGCTGGTCGGCTCGCTGCCGCTCGTGATCCTTTACGCCTTCTTCGTCGAGCATTATGTGTCGGCGATGACCGGCGCCGTGAAGGAATAA
- a CDS encoding sugar ABC transporter permease codes for MSTVQTSMPVRGVATGEPSLWSRLQTNRNWIAIWFMLPAAAFLILFLAYPLGLGVWMSFTDERIGRGGIFVGLENYEWLWDDAIFWLSVFNTLLYTLVASAIKFAIGLYLALLLNRHMPFKAMIRAIVLIPFIVPTVLSAIAFWWIYDAQFSIISWSLIKLGLINHNINFLGDAQWARASVIIANIWRGVPFVAITLLAGLQTVSPSLYEAATLDGATNWQRFRYITYPLLTPIIAVVMTFSVLFTFTDFQLIWALTRGGPVNATHLMATLSYQRGIISGRLGEGAAIATAMIPFLLAAITISWFGMQRRKWQQGGSND; via the coding sequence ATGAGCACCGTTCAGACCTCGATGCCGGTCCGCGGCGTCGCCACCGGCGAGCCTTCGCTGTGGTCGCGGCTTCAGACCAACCGAAACTGGATCGCGATCTGGTTCATGCTGCCCGCGGCGGCCTTCCTGATCCTGTTCCTCGCCTATCCGCTCGGCCTCGGCGTCTGGATGAGCTTCACCGACGAGCGGATCGGCCGCGGCGGCATCTTCGTCGGGCTGGAGAACTACGAGTGGCTGTGGGACGACGCGATCTTCTGGCTCTCGGTGTTCAACACGCTGCTCTACACCCTGGTTGCCAGCGCGATCAAATTCGCGATCGGGCTTTATCTCGCGCTCCTGCTCAATCGCCACATGCCGTTCAAGGCGATGATCCGCGCCATCGTGCTGATCCCCTTCATCGTGCCGACCGTGCTCTCGGCGATCGCGTTCTGGTGGATCTATGACGCGCAGTTCTCGATCATCTCCTGGTCGCTGATCAAGCTCGGCCTGATCAATCACAACATCAATTTCCTCGGCGATGCCCAATGGGCGCGCGCCAGCGTCATCATCGCCAACATCTGGCGCGGCGTGCCGTTCGTGGCGATCACGCTGCTCGCGGGCCTGCAGACGGTGTCGCCTTCGCTCTACGAGGCCGCGACCCTTGACGGCGCCACCAACTGGCAGCGCTTCCGCTACATCACCTATCCCTTGCTGACCCCGATCATCGCCGTGGTGATGACCTTCTCGGTGCTGTTCACCTTCACCGATTTCCAGTTGATCTGGGCGCTGACGCGCGGCGGGCCGGTCAACGCCACGCATCTGATGGCGACGCTCAGCTACCAGCGCGGCATCATCAGCGGGCGGCTCGGCGAGGGTGCTGCGATCGCGACCGCGATGATCCCGTTCCTGCTCGCCGCGATCACGATTTCCTGGTTCGGCATGCAGCGCCGCAAGTGGCAGCAAGGGGGCAGCAATGACTGA